From Paenibacillus sp. PK3_47, the proteins below share one genomic window:
- a CDS encoding radical SAM protein: protein MSTKYKSLELDKPLTYELEGLEVGVTSNCNFRCDYCCAYNRNDGQSIDGKEVIRILEELPGLKRVRLSGGEVTLKFQDCVEIVAYCASRGIQTQLNSNGSLLNEERIQQLVDAGLTTIHISFNFTTAEGFSRYYNIHPSVYTKIRENITMFAKTKVDVVLETLLFDETQDHMNEISDHVYAMGVRTHEIQNSIIMGHTGWKAIAAREQLKNAVNDLIARKKEDTTLYFTCMDRFMEEMGFQEQPGVYFPHCIEGKKQLHLHGNGDILISELCHPVIIGNIYEGTSLNELYTNMPAPLADFLEKQPCPARDALFPKA from the coding sequence ATGAGCACAAAATATAAATCACTGGAGCTCGACAAACCGCTGACCTATGAGCTAGAGGGGCTGGAAGTCGGAGTGACCTCGAATTGCAATTTCCGCTGTGATTACTGCTGCGCATATAATAGAAATGACGGACAGAGCATTGACGGCAAGGAGGTGATCCGCATTCTGGAGGAGCTTCCGGGGCTGAAGCGGGTTCGGTTGTCGGGGGGAGAGGTTACGCTGAAGTTCCAGGACTGTGTGGAGATTGTAGCCTACTGCGCTTCACGTGGCATTCAGACCCAGCTGAATTCCAACGGCAGCCTGCTCAACGAGGAACGGATCCAGCAGCTGGTTGATGCCGGCCTGACCACAATACATATTTCCTTTAACTTTACTACGGCCGAAGGGTTCTCCCGATATTATAATATCCATCCAAGCGTGTACACCAAAATCCGCGAAAATATCACCATGTTTGCCAAAACAAAGGTGGATGTCGTGCTTGAGACGCTGCTTTTTGATGAAACTCAGGATCATATGAATGAGATCAGCGATCATGTCTACGCCATGGGCGTGCGGACGCATGAGATCCAGAACAGCATTATTATGGGCCACACCGGCTGGAAAGCGATAGCTGCCCGCGAGCAGCTGAAGAACGCCGTGAACGATCTGATTGCCCGTAAAAAGGAAGATACGACGCTCTATTTCACCTGCATGGACCGCTTCATGGAAGAGATGGGCTTTCAGGAGCAGCCTGGGGTATATTTCCCGCACTGTATTGAAGGCAAAAAGCAGCTTCACCTGCACGGCAACGGGGATATCCTGATCTCCGAACTGTGCCATCCGGTTATCATCGGCAATATTTATGAGGGGACTTCACTGAATGAGCTGTATACGAACATGCCTGCACCGCTCGCGGATTTTCTGGAGAAGCAGCCATGTCCGGCGCGTGACGCTCTATTCCCTAAAGCTTAA
- a CDS encoding stalk domain-containing protein — translation MKTLSKLLLCAAISVSGLAAVPVHKTEAAGAVSIMLDGYPLPFPVEPAVMNGTTMVPFRAISEALGIQVEWNQVAKKITATKIDPSATTKVILTLGSSTAAVNGAAVKLAVAPQNVRGTTMIPLSFFSQQFGAAVSWNQATKTVSITSPKKEMYTLGFYAQGAFKEVSLIPDFSAIAFGWSRIDRSGQFTTSSTDFWWPEAAGEITPESIVQNAAAGGTAPYLMVYSGDKELELTKNMEDMQLQQQTIAGIVELAASKGFQGIGLDLEGLGLTGDKKKVQGEYNTFVKNLSTAARAKGLKLTVILPPLNSSYKGYDYKTLASIADDLVIMAYAYEDESRPEPMNKVDEGIRLALQQVSKDKLILGISVYSENEKSVNEKIGLAKRYGLKGIAIWRLGLIGQPVWNEMGKSVEL, via the coding sequence ATGAAAACCTTAAGCAAGCTGTTGTTGTGTGCTGCGATATCTGTAAGCGGATTAGCCGCTGTTCCCGTACATAAGACCGAGGCGGCAGGCGCTGTCAGCATTATGCTGGACGGATATCCGCTGCCGTTCCCAGTAGAACCGGCTGTGATGAACGGTACGACGATGGTGCCTTTCCGCGCGATTTCCGAAGCCCTGGGGATCCAGGTGGAATGGAATCAGGTTGCCAAGAAGATTACTGCAACGAAGATTGACCCGTCTGCCACGACCAAAGTCATTCTTACCCTTGGCAGCAGCACTGCGGCGGTAAACGGCGCCGCCGTAAAGCTGGCCGTAGCTCCGCAGAATGTGCGCGGCACCACGATGATTCCGCTCAGCTTCTTCAGCCAGCAGTTCGGTGCTGCGGTATCCTGGAACCAGGCGACCAAAACCGTGTCCATCACTTCCCCTAAGAAGGAGATGTACACCCTTGGCTTTTATGCACAAGGGGCGTTCAAAGAGGTATCGCTAATTCCGGACTTCAGTGCAATTGCATTCGGCTGGAGCCGGATTGACCGCAGCGGGCAGTTCACCACCTCGAGCACAGACTTCTGGTGGCCGGAAGCGGCAGGAGAGATTACACCGGAGTCGATCGTCCAGAACGCCGCAGCAGGCGGTACTGCCCCTTACCTGATGGTATATTCGGGTGACAAAGAGCTGGAACTCACGAAGAATATGGAAGACATGCAGCTTCAGCAGCAGACGATTGCAGGCATTGTCGAGCTGGCCGCTTCAAAAGGCTTTCAGGGAATCGGGCTCGATCTGGAAGGGCTCGGCCTGACCGGGGATAAGAAGAAGGTCCAGGGGGAGTATAATACTTTTGTCAAAAACCTCTCAACCGCAGCACGGGCAAAAGGGCTTAAGCTAACCGTTATTCTTCCTCCGCTGAACAGCTCTTATAAAGGATACGATTATAAAACATTGGCTTCTATCGCCGACGACCTCGTGATTATGGCTTATGCTTATGAAGATGAGTCACGTCCAGAGCCGATGAACAAGGTGGACGAAGGCATTCGTCTCGCCCTGCAGCAGGTCAGCAAGGATAAGCTGATTCTCGGCATCTCCGTTTACAGTGAGAATGAGAAATCGGTGAATGAGAAGATCGGGCTGGCCAAACGTTACGGCCTCAAAGGCATTGCCATTTGGCGCCTCGGGCTGATCGGCCAGCCGGTCTGGAACGAGATGGGCAAATCGGTTGAGCTGTAA
- a CDS encoding nucleoside hydrolase: MNTTRMIIDCDTGIDDALAILYALKAPNVIVEGITTVFGNIDVGQASENTLRLLALANPGYEIPVAVGASKALVRETLGFSAHVHGENGIGGAELPPSAQRLVEEPAPDFIVRLANENPGEMVLVTLGRLTNLSLALDIDPQLKDKFKKVVVMGGTIFKPGNVAPVAEANLWGDPEAADRVFTSGLPVQMVGLDVTLQTRITSEHLGLLKQFGREENKDIIDFMEQSLQFYFKFYREANYYINSAPLHDPLALMAALRPDLLTWRQMKVRVEHQGQFTSGMVVADLRAQPKVGEFIEVAVDVEAEKAVGVFLSAFM, encoded by the coding sequence ATGAACACAACCAGAATGATCATCGATTGCGATACAGGTATTGACGATGCACTAGCCATCCTGTATGCCCTGAAGGCTCCAAATGTAATTGTAGAAGGAATCACTACCGTTTTCGGCAATATTGATGTCGGACAGGCTTCAGAGAATACGCTGAGACTGCTGGCTTTGGCGAATCCCGGATATGAAATTCCCGTTGCTGTTGGCGCTTCAAAAGCGCTTGTCCGCGAGACCCTGGGCTTCTCTGCCCATGTCCACGGGGAGAACGGCATCGGCGGCGCCGAACTGCCCCCATCCGCCCAGCGTCTGGTGGAAGAGCCGGCGCCTGACTTTATTGTACGGCTGGCCAATGAGAATCCCGGCGAAATGGTGCTGGTGACGCTGGGCCGTCTGACCAACCTGTCGCTGGCGCTGGATATAGATCCGCAGCTTAAGGACAAGTTCAAGAAGGTTGTTGTTATGGGTGGAACAATCTTTAAGCCCGGAAATGTGGCTCCTGTGGCGGAAGCCAACCTGTGGGGCGATCCGGAGGCGGCAGACCGGGTGTTCACTTCGGGGCTGCCTGTGCAGATGGTCGGGCTGGATGTAACGCTGCAGACGCGGATCACGTCAGAGCATCTGGGGCTTTTGAAGCAGTTCGGCAGGGAAGAGAATAAGGACATTATTGATTTCATGGAACAGTCCCTGCAGTTTTATTTCAAGTTCTACCGTGAAGCGAATTATTATATCAACAGCGCACCGCTCCATGATCCGCTGGCTCTGATGGCGGCGCTGCGGCCGGACCTGCTCACCTGGCGGCAGATGAAGGTCCGGGTGGAGCATCAGGGGCAGTTCACCTCAGGTATGGTCGTTGCTGACTTACGCGCACAGCCTAAAGTGGGGGAATTCATTGAGGTAGCCGTGGATGTTGAGGCGGAGAAGGCGGTCGGCGTCTTTTTGAGCGCATTTATGTAG